A portion of the Hydractinia symbiolongicarpus strain clone_291-10 chromosome 10, HSymV2.1, whole genome shotgun sequence genome contains these proteins:
- the LOC130612572 gene encoding roquin-1-like: MPIQAPQWTDFRLCPVCQNEYNSSQRPPISLGCGHTICQSCLFRLSKQQCPFDQADVLVDISKLPINYGLLSLVGGKRPDFIDVDIPVVQQHIKEFNNARKAIEVLAQTLQNVVITGTSSSGNSYNTGNGSLTRPMQRKLVTLLHSQLAEEEGRARAMRSARSIGERAVKELILMHQSPQTLSAALWAAVRQRGCQFLGPAMQEAVLRLILLSLEDGISLSRKVLVLFVVQRLEKQFTQASKTSIGHVVQLLYRASCFKVTKRDGDSSLLQLHEKYRTYSALRKEHDAQIVQIAMEAGLHISPEQWSALLYGDDEHKSHMQSIIDKLQTPASFASSIQELIIALQRTDDPHNLQNLRHHLDKLSLIDPNTEAVGPEWSDLEECMDSLLVVVSGLQLFAKDYASKNKGNIEGAQMINTKYRTSMCRDIIQRNSCPRGTNCNFAHSEEELERYRKRRNLPVPRSQIPNNSASINGMYANSRSGSNSSPDSCCDMEDTMEKVGANSPGVNNNLAITIPQQGNMSVPHYRPVVTSANMYQGQQQDMTDSMKQMSLMPFSPGYQQQIPARKEEVLAPPPRDMIKVPPTCELIPQPVQSRPSPSMFQQIQYQPAYYDVRNPATPPETMYLQNNQHAYMTNASVYQHPPMPHIYPYQQEYQQYPTMFSNQQMPSHYMMRTAVARGKGGDHSDLLKPTSNELSLSIPAVKDPKEDNWKFASKNSSSSYNRIDCLDSGRGSSIGGYSSETFSPLSNASGGSRGSPQAFSDSDARKIWGDDKIWAPTDSSKLNTWSRGGCKTSSNGWDAIMDLSRLSDPEERNTSSDSVGKSSSDHQASPLEDQSYSSLKDWPRSGDLINNNNPGLLGLMSPSSTRRPPPGFNLI; this comes from the exons ATGCCCATTCAAGCACCACAATGGACAGATTTCCGGTTATGCCCTGTCTGCCAAAATGAATACAATTCGTCACAAAGACCACCCATAAGTCTTGGATGTGGGCATACGATATGTCAGTCATGTCTCTTCCGATTATCAAAGCAGCAATGCCCATTTGATCAGGCCGACGTTTTAGTTGATATTAGTAAATTACCCATTAATTATGGGTTGTTATCATTGGTTGGTGGAAAAAGACCTGACTTTATTGATGTTGACATCCCTGTAGTTCAACAACATATTAAAGAGTTCAACAATGCAAGAAAGGCCATTGAAGTACTTGCACAAACCCTGCAAAATGTTGTCATCACTGGTACCTCATCGTCAGGTAACAGCTACAACACTGGTAATGGATCCCTGACACGGCCCATGCAGAGAAAACTTGTAACTTTGTTACATTCTCAGTTAGCTGAAGAAGAGGGAAGAGCAAGAGCAATGAGATCTGCACGGAGCATTGGAGAACGTGCTGTTAAAGAATTGATTTTGATGCATCAAAGTCCACAGACACTTTCGGCTGCTCTATGGGCTGCAGTCCGCCAACGTGGTTGTCAATTCCTTGGTCCAGCAATGCAAGAGGCTGTGTTAAGGTTAATTCTTTTGTCTTTGGAGGATGGCATTTCGTTATCAAGAAAAGTGTTGGTGTTATTCGTTGTTCAACGATTGGAAAAGCAATTTACTCAAGCATCGAAAACTAGCATTGGTCATGTTGTTCAGTTGTTATATCGAGCATCCTGCTTTAAA GTCACAAAAAGAGATGGTGATTCTTCACTACTGCAACTCCATGAGAAG taTCGCACATACTCTGCATTACGAAAAGAGCATGATGCTCAGATTGTTCAGATTGCTATGGAGGCTGGCTTGCATATTTCACCAGAACAGTGGTCAGCGCTTCTTTATGGAGATGACGAGCACAAGTCACATATGCAATCAATTATAGAcaag ttgcaaACACCAGCCTCATTTGCATCAAGTATTCAAGAACTTATAATTGCACTGCAGCGGACAGACGATCCTCACAATTTGCAGAACCTTCGTCATCATCTTGACAAACTGTCCCTTATTGATCCAAATACAGAGGCCGTTGGTCCTGAATGGAGTGATTTGGAAGAGTGTATGGACTCTTTGTTGGTTGTTGTCTCTGGACTTCAGTTATTTGCAAAG GATTACGCCAGTAAAAATAAAGGCAACATTGAAGGTGCACAg ATGATTAACACGAAGTATAGAACGAGTATGTGCCGTGACATTATTCAACGAAATAGTTGTCCTCGAGGAACCAATTGTAATTTTGCGCATTCCGAAGAAGAGCTTGAAAG ATATCGAAAGCGGAGAAATTTGCCGGTCCCTCGATCTCAAATCCCCAACAATTCTGCATCGATCAACGGGATGTATGCGAATTCCCGATCTGGTTCGAACAGTTCGCCAGATTCTTGCTGTGATATGGAAGATACCATGGAGAAAGTGGGAGCCAACTCGCCTGGCGTTAACAATAATTTGGCTATTACTATTCCACAGCAAG gtAACATGAGTGTCCCACATTACCGTCCAGTTGTGACGTCAGCAAATATGTATCAAGGTCAACAACAAGATATGACTGACTCAATGAAGCAAATGAGTTTGATGCCATTCAGTCCAGGATATCAACAGCAGATTCCAGCAAGAAAAGAAGAAG TATTGGCGCCACCACCGCGTGACATGATCAAAGTACCGCCAACTTGCGAGTTGATCCCTCAACCAGTACAATCCAGACCAAGCCCGTCTATGTTCCAGCAAATCCAGTACCAGCCAGCCTACTATGATGTCAGAAATCCAGCAACTCCTCCGGAAACGATGTACTTGCAGAATAATCAACATGCTTACATGACTAATGCCAGTGTCTATCAGCACCCACCCATGCCGCACATATATCCTTACCAGCAAGAATACCAGCAGTATCCAACTATGTTTTCCAACCAGCAAATGCCATCGCACTACATGATGCGAACTGCTGTTGCACGAGGAAAGGGAGGCGACCATTCTGATTTGTTAAAACCAACTTCAAATGAATTGAGT TTAAGCATACCAGCTGTGAAGGATCCTAAGGAAGACAATTGGAAGTTTGCCAGCAAGAACAGCTCTTCGTCTTATAACAGGATCGATTGTTTGGATTCCGGACGAGGATCTTCGATTGGTGGCTATTCATCAGAGACCTTCTCTCCGTTGTCAAATGCATCAGGTGGTTCGCGAGGATCTCCTCAAGCTTTTTCAGATTCTGATGCCAGAAAGATATGGGGTGATGACAAGATTTGGGCTCCCACAGATTCTTCTAAATTg AATACATGGTCCAGAGGAGGCTGTAAAACTTCCAGTAATGGCTGGGACGCCATTATGGATTTAAG TAGATTGTCTGATCCAGAAGAGAGAAACACCTCTTCAGACTCAGTTGGCAAAAGTAGCAGTGATCATCAG GCGTCACCTTTGGAGGACCAGAGCTACTCCTCTTTGAAAGATTGGCCCCGCTCCGGAGATTTGATCAATAACAATAATCCGGGATTACTTGGTCTGATGTCACCGTCTTCAACACGAAGACCTCCACCTGGTTTCAACTTGATTTAA